The Flammeovirgaceae bacterium genome contains a region encoding:
- a CDS encoding efflux RND transporter permease subunit yields MASLSTISINRPVLSIVMSLVIILFGLIGFSYLGVREFPSVDPPVISVSTTYVGANADIIESQITEPLEEAINGIQGIKMITSTSREGRSNISVEFELGIDLEAAANDVRNKVSGALNRLPPDVNPPVVEKADADSSPIMFLTVMSDKRDPLELSRITENIFKERLQTIPGISSVQIWGQKRYSMRLWMDPIKLASLKLAPSDVLQAVNRENVELPSGRVEGQATELTVRTMGRLTTVEDFDNLIIKESGDQVVRFRDVGYAQLYPENERTILRRDGVPGVALAVVAQPGANNIDIAQRLYKKLDEIKRDLPGDITYQMSYDSTQYILASIAEVQETILIAFILVLSIIFIFLRDWRTTLIPVVTIPISLIGAFFVMYLLGFTINVLTLLGIVLAIGLVVDDAIVVLENIYTKVEEGEDPVNAAKRGSTEIYFAVISTTVAVVAVFLPVIFLQGLTGRLFREFGLVVASAVVISSFVSLTLTPMMSSKLLKKREKQTWLYVVTEPFFNWLTNGYSNALKSFMKFRWLAFVIILIAGGLIYYFGMILPSELAPMEDRSEFRLQAQAPEGATFEYMDTYVRELTSFVQQEVPEYQGLVSVTAPGFGGSGVNSGFVRVILKDPQERTRTQQAIVDEVTKKVRKYSGVRTFVTQAQTIGDRRGGFPVQFVIQAAELEKLKAVLPEFMAKASASPKFAFVDLDLKFNKPEINININREKARNLGVNIIDIAQTLQLGLSGSRFGYFIMDGKQYQIIGQVERANRDEPLDLKTLYVKNRRGELVQLDNLVTMQESSNPPQLYRFNRYSSAKVSAQLANGVALGDGIKEMERIAGEVLDETYTTSLDGASRQFVESSSTIYQAFFIALAIIYLVLAGQFESFRDPFIIMFTVPLALAGALLSLWYFNQTLNIFSQIGIIMLIGLVTKNGILIVEFANQRKEQGMNRFDAVIDAAESRFRPIIMTSLSTILGILPIALALGAGSESRVSMGLAVIGGMLFATVLTLFIIPAIYSYFSSKQGRVSIA; encoded by the coding sequence GTGGCAAGTCTGTCAACCATAAGCATTAACCGCCCGGTGTTATCCATTGTGATGTCACTGGTTATCATCCTTTTCGGATTGATTGGGTTTTCTTACCTGGGTGTGCGCGAGTTTCCCAGCGTTGACCCGCCCGTAATATCCGTTTCAACAACGTATGTCGGGGCAAATGCCGATATCATCGAGTCGCAAATAACCGAGCCGCTCGAAGAAGCCATCAACGGCATTCAGGGTATTAAAATGATAACATCAACCAGCCGGGAGGGCAGAAGCAATATTTCGGTTGAGTTTGAACTGGGCATTGACCTGGAGGCTGCGGCAAACGATGTACGCAACAAGGTTTCAGGCGCATTAAACCGCCTGCCACCCGATGTGAACCCACCTGTGGTTGAAAAGGCCGATGCCGATTCAAGCCCGATTATGTTTTTAACAGTAATGAGTGACAAGCGCGACCCGCTGGAACTTTCGCGTATCACCGAAAATATTTTCAAAGAGCGGTTACAGACTATTCCGGGTATCAGCTCGGTTCAAATCTGGGGGCAGAAGCGTTACTCCATGCGGCTGTGGATGGATCCGATAAAACTGGCTTCGCTTAAGTTGGCCCCGTCTGATGTACTTCAGGCGGTGAACCGCGAAAACGTTGAACTTCCCTCAGGCCGCGTAGAGGGCCAGGCTACCGAATTAACCGTACGTACCATGGGGCGCCTCACAACGGTTGAAGATTTCGATAACCTTATTATTAAGGAAAGCGGAGACCAGGTTGTGCGCTTCCGCGATGTGGGCTATGCGCAACTTTACCCTGAAAATGAACGGACTATCTTGCGCAGAGACGGGGTACCCGGTGTGGCCCTGGCCGTAGTAGCCCAACCCGGTGCCAACAATATTGATATTGCACAACGGTTGTATAAAAAACTGGATGAAATCAAACGCGACTTACCGGGTGACATTACTTACCAGATGAGCTATGACTCAACCCAATACATACTTGCATCAATCGCTGAAGTACAGGAGACTATCCTTATTGCCTTCATTCTTGTGCTTTCCATTATCTTTATTTTCCTTCGCGACTGGCGCACCACGTTAATCCCTGTAGTTACCATTCCCATTTCGCTTATCGGTGCATTCTTTGTTATGTACCTGCTTGGGTTTACCATTAACGTGCTTACGTTGCTGGGTATCGTGCTGGCCATCGGATTGGTGGTTGACGATGCCATTGTGGTGCTTGAGAATATTTACACCAAAGTGGAGGAAGGTGAGGATCCGGTGAATGCCGCAAAACGGGGCTCCACGGAAATTTATTTTGCAGTAATTTCAACAACTGTAGCCGTGGTGGCCGTGTTTTTGCCGGTTATCTTTCTGCAAGGTTTAACCGGCCGGTTGTTCCGTGAATTCGGACTTGTGGTGGCGAGTGCTGTTGTTATCTCGTCCTTTGTTTCGCTTACACTTACGCCCATGATGAGCTCAAAACTGCTCAAAAAACGCGAAAAGCAAACATGGCTGTATGTGGTTACTGAACCCTTCTTTAACTGGCTTACCAACGGATACAGCAATGCACTGAAATCATTTATGAAATTCCGCTGGCTGGCCTTTGTCATCATCCTCATCGCGGGCGGGCTGATTTACTACTTCGGCATGATACTCCCCTCTGAACTGGCCCCGATGGAAGACCGCAGTGAATTCCGCCTTCAGGCACAAGCTCCCGAAGGCGCCACCTTTGAATACATGGATACCTATGTGCGTGAACTAACCAGCTTTGTTCAACAGGAAGTGCCCGAGTACCAGGGACTGGTGAGCGTTACGGCTCCAGGCTTTGGCGGCTCAGGTGTAAATTCCGGATTTGTGCGGGTAATCTTAAAAGATCCACAGGAACGTACCCGCACCCAGCAAGCCATTGTTGACGAAGTAACCAAAAAGGTGCGCAAATACAGTGGCGTGCGCACATTTGTAACCCAGGCCCAAACCATAGGCGACAGGCGCGGAGGATTTCCGGTGCAGTTTGTTATCCAGGCTGCTGAACTGGAAAAGCTAAAGGCCGTACTGCCCGAGTTTATGGCGAAAGCAAGCGCCAGCCCGAAGTTTGCTTTTGTTGACCTCGATTTGAAATTCAACAAGCCTGAGATCAACATCAACATTAACCGCGAAAAAGCCCGTAACCTTGGTGTAAACATTATTGATATAGCGCAAACGCTGCAATTAGGACTGAGCGGCTCACGCTTTGGTTATTTTATTATGGATGGCAAACAATACCAAATCATCGGCCAGGTTGAACGTGCCAACCGGGATGAGCCACTGGATTTAAAAACATTGTACGTAAAAAACAGGCGTGGAGAACTGGTGCAGTTGGATAACCTGGTTACCATGCAGGAGAGCAGCAACCCGCCCCAGTTATACCGGTTTAACCGATACTCTTCAGCCAAAGTTAGTGCACAGTTGGCCAATGGGGTGGCGTTGGGAGATGGTATTAAAGAAATGGAGCGCATTGCCGGTGAAGTGCTGGATGAGACCTATACCACAAGTTTGGATGGCGCTTCCCGGCAGTTTGTAGAAAGTTCATCAACTATATACCAGGCGTTTTTTATTGCGCTTGCAATTATTTACCTGGTATTGGCGGGGCAATTCGAAAGTTTTCGCGACCCGTTTATCATTATGTTTACTGTGCCGCTGGCGCTGGCGGGAGCTTTGTTATCGCTTTGGTATTTTAACCAAACACTCAACATTTTCAGTCAGATTGGAATCATCATGCTGATTGGGCTGGTTACCAAAAACGGTATTCTTATCGTTGAGTTCGCCAATCAGCGCAAGGAGCAAGGCATGAATCGGTTCGATGCGGTAATTGATGCGGCTGAATCGCGCTTTCGGCCCATCATCATGACAAGCCTGTCAACCATCCTTGGTATTTTGCCAATAGCCTTGGCCCTGGGTGCCGGTTCAGAAAGCCGGGTATCCATGGGCCTTGCGGTTATCGGTGGAATGTTGTTTGCAACCGTGCTCACCTTATTTATCAT